TTGCTCCGGAGCTTTCTCCTGCGAGCGGCAAAGTTCTTCCCCAGGAAGGAAATCCTTTCGGTCTATCCCGATGGCATTTTCCGTTACACCTATGCCGACTATTTCAAGCGCACCTGCCAGCTGGCGCACGCACTTGAATCGCTCGGCGTGAAAAGAGGGGACCGGGTTGCCAGTATTGCCCTGAACAATCACAGGCACCTTGAGCTGTATTACGGGGTGCCCTGCATGGGCGCGGTCCTGCATACGGCGAATTTCAGGCTTCCGCTGCACCATCTGGTCTATATCCTCAACCATGCCGAGGACAAGGTGCTCTTTATCGAGGAAGACCTGTTGTTCATCGTGGAAGCCATCAAGGACCAGCTCAAGACGATCGAGCACTTCGTGGTTCTCAGCCAGAGCGGCAAGATCCCCGAGACGACCCTCTCGCCGGTCTATTCCTACGACGAGCTCATTTCGGGATTCCCCGAAGAATATGATTTTCCCACGGATCTCGATGAGCGGTCCCCCGCCATGATGTGTTACACATCGGCTACGACGGGTGATCCGAAGGGTGTGGTATACACCCACAGGAGCATTGTGCTGCACAGCTATGCCGGGGGTGTCACCTTTGGCGTGTTGGAAGAAGATTGTGTCCTTCATGTCGTTCCCATGTTCCATGCCAATGCGTGGGGGTTGCCGCATCTGTGTCTGGGAATGGGACTGAAACATATCCTGCCGGGCAGGGATGTCCTTGATATGGGCAAGATATGCGGCATCATCGCCGATGAAAAGGTGACCGTGACCTGCGGGGTTCCCACCATCTGGCTCATGCTTTACAATTATCTCGAGCAGGGCGGGGCCCATGATTTTTCGTCCCTGCGGGTCATTGCCAGCGGCGGTTCGGCCTGTCCTCTGGCCCTCATGAGAAACCTGAACGAAAAGTATAATTTCCCCATCAGGCAGGCTTACGGCGGAACGGAAACGTCACCCCTGGCGACGGCGGCCCTGGAGAAAAGTTATATGAAGGACCTTTCCCCTGGTGATCTT
This genomic interval from Deltaproteobacteria bacterium contains the following:
- a CDS encoding long-chain fatty acid--CoA ligase; the encoded protein is MMDVPLLLRSFLLRAAKFFPRKEILSVYPDGIFRYTYADYFKRTCQLAHALESLGVKRGDRVASIALNNHRHLELYYGVPCMGAVLHTANFRLPLHHLVYILNHAEDKVLFIEEDLLFIVEAIKDQLKTIEHFVVLSQSGKIPETTLSPVYSYDELISGFPEEYDFPTDLDERSPAMMCYTSATTGDPKGVVYTHRSIVLHSYAGGVTFGVLEEDCVLHVVPMFHANAWGLPHLCLGMGLKHILPGRDVLDMGKICGIIADEKVTVTCGVPTIWLMLYNYLEQGGAHDFSSLRVIASGGSACPLALMRNLNEKYNFPIRQAYGGTETSPLATAALEKSYMKDLSPGDLYSIRNSAGLLALGLDMRIVNAETGKDVAMDGEEMGEIWLRGPWIADEYYKEPERSAQSFIDGWFHTGDVGTIDEEGYVRLVDRTKDLLKSGGEWISSVDLENIIMAHPKVMEAAIIGVPDPKWQEVPFACVVVQPGERLTPQEMQDFLKDKVKASYWIPKQYAFLDALPKTSVLKFDKKELRKMFADGKLEVIE